The proteins below come from a single Candidatus Binatia bacterium genomic window:
- a CDS encoding IS1 family transposase — MNKLTKEKRVQIIKALVEGNSLRATARMCDVAFNTVLKLLPEIGKACADYQDVVFRNLPCKKLQCDEIWSFCYAKEKNLPAELRGKIGFGSVWTWVAIDAQTKLVPSWLVGDRSAETARTFMTDLAARLANRVQLTTDGYKAYLVAVADAFDGVPIDYAMLVKIYNEPYGEGSEKRYSPGECCGATKQEVKGDPDPKHISTSYVERQNLTMRMSMRRFTRLTNAFSKKVENHSCAIALHYMHYNFCRIHKSLRVTPAMEASVTDHVWSIEEVAGLLEAVEKSAAA, encoded by the coding sequence ATGAACAAACTAACTAAAGAGAAGCGAGTCCAGATCATCAAGGCTCTTGTTGAAGGCAACTCCCTCCGTGCTACAGCCCGGATGTGTGATGTTGCATTCAATACAGTCCTGAAACTTCTTCCTGAGATCGGCAAAGCGTGTGCTGATTACCAGGACGTGGTTTTTAGAAATCTTCCCTGCAAAAAACTCCAGTGTGATGAAATCTGGTCCTTCTGTTACGCGAAGGAAAAAAACCTTCCGGCTGAATTGCGCGGTAAAATTGGCTTTGGTTCTGTTTGGACGTGGGTTGCTATCGACGCACAGACAAAGCTGGTTCCTTCTTGGCTCGTCGGAGATCGTAGCGCCGAGACAGCCCGCACGTTCATGACTGATCTTGCCGCGAGACTCGCTAACCGCGTTCAACTCACCACGGATGGATATAAGGCTTATCTAGTCGCAGTAGCAGACGCCTTTGACGGAGTGCCGATTGATTACGCGATGCTGGTTAAGATTTACAATGAGCCTTACGGGGAAGGCAGCGAGAAGCGTTACAGCCCTGGGGAATGCTGCGGAGCTACGAAGCAGGAAGTCAAAGGCGACCCCGACCCCAAGCACATTTCAACGTCCTACGTTGAACGTCAAAACCTCACCATGAGAATGAGCATGAGGCGATTTACGCGCCTGACTAACGCCTTCTCCAAAAAGGTCGAGAATCACTCTTGCGCGATTGCCCTTCACTACATGCATTATAACTTTTGCCGGATTCATAAGAGCCTCAGAGTTACCCCGGCAATGGAAGCAAGCGTTACGGATCACGTCTGGTCGATTGAGGAAGTGGCGGGCTTGTTGGAAGCGGTCGAGAAATCAGCGGCAGCCTGA
- the queC gene encoding 7-cyano-7-deazaguanine synthase QueC: MPSSGRARWEGCCLFLPEFLRWVMSRKKAVVLLSGGVDSSTALAIAKSAGYEIHALSFRYGQRHEREIEAAKKVAGSLGVKERLIIEFNLRAIGGSALTSEIDVPKGRSASQISHGIPVTYVPARNTIFLSFGLALAEKISAEDIFFGANQLDYSGYPDCREEYIRAFAKMANLATKAGVEGKAKIKIHTPLIRMTKAEIIKKGLELGLDYSLTWSCYDPTPEGLACGLCDSCQLRLKGFKEAGVEDPIRYARLNC; encoded by the coding sequence CTGCCGTCTTCGGGCCGCGCACGGTGGGAGGGCTGTTGTCTTTTTCTCCCCGAGTTCTTACGATGGGTCATGTCGAGAAAAAAAGCCGTGGTTCTTTTGAGCGGCGGCGTCGATTCATCGACTGCGCTGGCGATCGCCAAGAGCGCTGGATATGAAATTCATGCGCTCAGCTTTCGCTACGGCCAGCGTCACGAGCGCGAGATCGAGGCGGCAAAAAAAGTCGCCGGCTCTCTCGGCGTCAAAGAGCGCCTGATCATCGAATTCAATCTCCGCGCCATCGGCGGCTCGGCGCTCACCAGCGAGATCGACGTCCCCAAAGGCCGCAGCGCGAGCCAAATCTCCCACGGCATTCCCGTCACCTACGTCCCGGCGCGCAACACGATTTTTCTTTCCTTCGGCCTGGCCCTGGCCGAGAAGATAAGCGCCGAAGATATTTTTTTCGGCGCCAACCAGCTCGACTACAGCGGTTATCCCGACTGCCGGGAAGAATATATCCGCGCGTTTGCAAAGATGGCGAACCTGGCGACCAAAGCCGGCGTCGAGGGCAAAGCGAAAATAAAAATCCACACGCCGCTGATCCGAATGACCAAGGCGGAGATTATCAAAAAAGGCCTGGAGCTGGGACTCGACTACTCGCTCACGTGGAGCTGCTACGATCCCACGCCGGAGGGATTAGCCTGCGGCCTCTGCGATAGCTGCCA